A genomic segment from Geitlerinema sp. PCC 7407 encodes:
- a CDS encoding RibD family protein, translating into MAAQLRPHTTVVLAMSADGKIADAARSPARFGSERDRQHLEAQVALADGVIFGAGTLRAYGTTMSVRDPALLGDRAQRGQPPQPVQIVVSRRAVFDPQWRFFRQPVPRWLLTEAHQRDRWRSSPDFAEVLGAPLAGADFDWAAIWADFYRRGLSRIAVLGGGELVASLAAADLIDELHLTLCPLLLGGAAAPTPLEGSGFAAAHAPQLQLLSAEVVGDEVFLHYRRRSPEGPARPAS; encoded by the coding sequence ATGGCTGCCCAACTGCGTCCCCACACCACGGTCGTCCTCGCCATGAGCGCCGACGGCAAGATCGCCGATGCTGCGCGATCGCCCGCCCGCTTTGGCTCCGAGCGCGATCGCCAGCACCTAGAGGCCCAGGTGGCTCTGGCCGACGGCGTGATCTTCGGAGCGGGGACCCTGCGGGCCTATGGCACCACGATGTCGGTCCGCGATCCGGCGTTGCTGGGCGATCGCGCCCAGCGAGGCCAGCCGCCCCAGCCCGTGCAGATCGTGGTGTCCCGTCGAGCAGTCTTTGATCCCCAGTGGCGATTTTTTCGGCAGCCGGTGCCCCGCTGGCTCCTGACGGAGGCCCATCAGCGCGATCGCTGGCGATCGAGCCCCGACTTTGCTGAAGTCCTGGGGGCGCCGCTGGCGGGGGCCGATTTCGACTGGGCGGCGATTTGGGCAGATTTCTATCGGCGGGGGCTGAGCCGGATCGCGGTGCTCGGCGGCGGTGAGCTGGTGGCCAGCTTGGCAGCGGCGGACCTGATTGACGAGCTGCACTTGACCCTGTGTCCGCTGCTGCTGGGCGGGGCCGCTGCCCCCACCCCCCTAGAAGGGTCGGGCTTCGCGGCGGCCCACGCGCCCCAGCTTCAGCTCCTGAGCGCGGAGGTGGTCGGCGACGAGGTGTTCTTGCACTACCGACGGCGATCGCCCGAAGGCCCTGCCCGCCCAGCTTCTTGA
- a CDS encoding methyltransferase domain-containing protein — translation MQADSSAPTVQDSHFWEERYQTGSSRWDLGQPAPAFLQLLESPEAPAPGRLLVLGCGRGHDALAFAERGFQVVGVDFAPSAIAAAQEAAQARGLTVEFRQQDIFGLPEAFTGAFDYVAEHTCLCALDPSQRPAYVDLVRSLLKPGGELLAVFFTHGRPGGPPFDITRAEICDRFAPAFEIVRLEPVIGSVAERAGEEHWGRLRRR, via the coding sequence ATGCAAGCTGATTCCTCCGCTCCGACGGTCCAAGACAGCCACTTTTGGGAAGAGCGCTACCAGACGGGCAGTAGCCGCTGGGACTTGGGCCAGCCCGCCCCCGCCTTTCTCCAGCTCCTCGAGAGCCCCGAGGCCCCCGCCCCGGGCCGCCTGCTCGTGCTGGGCTGTGGCCGGGGCCATGACGCCCTGGCCTTTGCTGAGCGGGGCTTTCAGGTAGTGGGGGTCGACTTTGCGCCGTCGGCGATCGCCGCTGCCCAGGAGGCCGCCCAGGCCCGCGGGCTCACGGTCGAGTTTCGGCAGCAGGACATCTTTGGCCTGCCCGAAGCCTTCACGGGGGCCTTTGACTACGTGGCGGAGCATACCTGCCTGTGCGCCCTCGATCCGAGCCAGCGTCCCGCCTACGTGGACCTCGTGCGATCGCTGCTGAAGCCGGGCGGCGAGCTGTTGGCCGTCTTCTTTACCCACGGTCGTCCCGGCGGCCCGCCCTTCGACATTACCCGCGCCGAAATTTGCGATCGCTTTGCACCTGCTTTTGAGATTGTGCGACTAGAGCCCGTGATCGGCTCTGTGGCCGAGCGAGCGGGTGAGGAGCACTGGGGACGGCTGCGGCGGCGCTAG